In a single window of the Acidobacteriota bacterium genome:
- a CDS encoding thymidine kinase: protein MIEEFAFDNSEERRKVRQNGTGWVEVIAGSMFSGKSEELIRRLTRARIARQTVQVFKPKIDARYSVEEIASHSGQTHMSIPVSSTAEMLALVKDETEVVGIDEGQFFDDAIIDAVNQLAASGRRVIVAGLDQDYTGKPFHPMPHLLSIAEFITKTHAICVKCGSTANYSQRTMDSDALVEVGAADKYEARCRRCFVPHADTPTMI, encoded by the coding sequence ATGATAGAAGAATTTGCTTTCGATAATTCGGAGGAGCGGAGAAAGGTGCGTCAGAACGGAACAGGCTGGGTCGAGGTTATCGCAGGCTCGATGTTCTCGGGGAAATCTGAAGAGCTGATCCGCCGCCTTACTCGTGCCCGCATCGCAAGGCAGACCGTACAGGTCTTCAAGCCGAAGATCGACGCCCGTTATTCTGTGGAAGAGATCGCGTCGCACTCCGGCCAGACCCACATGTCGATACCGGTATCATCGACCGCGGAAATGCTGGCATTAGTGAAAGATGAGACGGAGGTCGTCGGCATCGACGAAGGTCAGTTCTTTGATGATGCGATCATTGACGCCGTAAATCAGCTTGCCGCTTCAGGCCGACGCGTCATAGTTGCAGGGCTCGATCAGGACTACACCGGAAAGCCGTTTCACCCGATGCCGCATCTTCTGTCGATCGCCGAGTTCATTACGAAAACTCATGCCATCTGCGTCAAATGCGGCTCGACGGCGAACTATTCGCAGCGGACGATGGATTCCGACGCTCTGGTCGAGGTTGGTGCCGCAGACAAATATGAGGCACGCTGCAGACGCTGCTTCGTGCCCCAT